DNA from Longimicrobium sp.:
CGCCAACAGCAACCTCGTACCTAAATGGGCCAACTGGGAGACGTTCCGCGAGCTGGAGCGGCAGGGGCTCACCATGTACGGCCAGATGACGGCCGGGTCGTGGATCTACATCGGCACGCAGGGGATTCTTCAGGGCACGTACGAGACGTTCGGTGCGGTGGCGCGCCAGCACTTCGGCGGGACGCTGCAAGGCACGTGGACGCTTACCGGCGGGGTGGGCGGGATGGGAGGCGCGCAGCCGCTCGCCATCACCATGAACGGCGGGGCCGCGCTCTGCATCGACGTGGACCCGTGGCGGATCGAGCGGCGCATCGCGATGCGCTACTGCGACCGCATGACGGCCGACTTGGACGAGGCGCTCCGCTGGACGCTGGAGGCGCGCGATCGCGGCGAGGCGCTCTCCGTGGGGCTGGTGGGGAACTGCGCGGAGGTGCTCCCGGAGCTGGTGCGGCGCGGCGTGACGCCCGACGTGCTCACCGACCAGACCAGCGCGCACGACGCCCTGGTGGGCTACCTTCCCGCCGGGATGTCGCTGGAAGCGGGCGACGCGCTGCGCACCGCGGACCCCGAGGAGTACCAGCGTCGCTCGCGCGCCTCCATGCGCGTGCACTGCGAGGCGATGGTGGAGATGATGCGGCGCGGCGCCGTCACCTTCGACTACGGCAACAACCTGCGCGCGCAGGCGCACGAGGCGGGGTTCACGGACGCGTTCGCCTTTCCCGGCTTCGTGCCGGCGTACGTGCGGCCGCTCTTCTGCGAAGGCAAGGGGCCGTTCCGTTGGGTGGCGCTCTCCGGCGACCCGGAGGACATTCGCCGCACCGACGAGCTGGTGCTCGAGCTCTTCCCGGACGACGAGCTGCTCCACCGCTGGATCCGCGGCGCGCAGGAGCGGGTGGCGTTCCAGGGGCTGCCTTCGCGCATCTGCTGGCTGGGGCAGGGGGCGCGGGCCAGGTTCGGCGTGGCGCTCAACGACCTGGTGGCACGCGGCGAGGTGAAGGCACCCATCGTCATCGGCCGCGACCACCTGGACACCGGCTCCGTCGCTTCGCCGTACCGCGAGACGGAGGCGATGAAGGACGGGAGCGACGCCATCGCCGACTGGCCGATCCTGAACGCGCTGGTGAACGTCGCGAGCGGGGCCAGCTGGGTGTCGTTCCACCACGGCGGCGGGGTGGGGATCGGGTACTCGCTCCACGCCGGCCAGGTGATCGTGGCGGACGGCACCGACGAGATGCGGGAGCGGCTGGAGCGCGTGCTGACCAACGACCCCGGCATGGGCGTCATCCGCCACGCCGATGCCGGCTACGAGACCGCCATCGAGACCGCGCGCCGCGAGAACATCCCGATTCCGATGCTGGACCGGGGCGCTTGAGGCGGGCGCTGGCCGGGGTGCTGCTGGCGCTTGCGGGGTGCGCGCCCACGGTGACGCATGGGCCGCGGGTGGAGCCGGGGCTGTTCTTCGGCGGCACCGGAGGGCTCCTGCTTACGCGCGACACCGCGCTCGCG
Protein-coding regions in this window:
- the hutU gene encoding urocanate hydratase, with translation MSTILEPRIIRAPRGAEISCRGWQQEAALRMLMNNLDPEVAERPEDLVVYGGTGRAARSWEAFDAMVETLRSLADDETMLVQSGKPVGVMRTHRHAPRVLIANSNLVPKWANWETFRELERQGLTMYGQMTAGSWIYIGTQGILQGTYETFGAVARQHFGGTLQGTWTLTGGVGGMGGAQPLAITMNGGAALCIDVDPWRIERRIAMRYCDRMTADLDEALRWTLEARDRGEALSVGLVGNCAEVLPELVRRGVTPDVLTDQTSAHDALVGYLPAGMSLEAGDALRTADPEEYQRRSRASMRVHCEAMVEMMRRGAVTFDYGNNLRAQAHEAGFTDAFAFPGFVPAYVRPLFCEGKGPFRWVALSGDPEDIRRTDELVLELFPDDELLHRWIRGAQERVAFQGLPSRICWLGQGARARFGVALNDLVARGEVKAPIVIGRDHLDTGSVASPYRETEAMKDGSDAIADWPILNALVNVASGASWVSFHHGGGVGIGYSLHAGQVIVADGTDEMRERLERVLTNDPGMGVIRHADAGYETAIETARRENIPIPMLDRGA